A genomic stretch from Chitinophaga agri includes:
- a CDS encoding class I mannose-6-phosphate isomerase yields MLNAQKHTPLLNSEVTGNWRNAGQPLLPLHPPAAPQGYNIYPAHTLGKGKIHSGYTTLADWIMTHQQVRIDGYTGIFWEELRSSLTALFAEKGVRVKWHLMQAAMKDEALTNELVAPFTGEHGAVWGTRTSLQLPDFFDAATLTAIQPDPAYDLNIIIGTGAALTAPGTPLIYLDIPKNELQYRMRAGAANNLGSHTQDKPAEMYKRAYFVDWVVLNDHKQAIAADISVFADTQWGNTLTWIKAEDLVAGIRHISQDTFRVRPWFEAGAWGGQWMKEHIAGLPQEEINLAWSFEMIVPENGVLFESDDTLFEIPFEWLMYLQHRAILGKHADIFRYEFPIRFDFLDTFDGGNLSIQCHPSMDYIRKEFGETFTQDETYYILDCKENAGVYLGFTENIDAGELKVVLENSQLESKPVNITDYVQLHPAKKHDLFLIPNGTVHSAGADNLVLEISATPYIFTFKMYDWVRPGLDGKPRPINIDHAFNNLDFSRKGDVVAKELISSPFKAREGSDWQLWQLPTHSQHFYEIQRVEMETTVSFETNGRCMILMLVEGTAVAVTTANGAETLYQYAETFVIPAAATHFTLVNKGPEKAKVVMAFLKEDHPVFSTIRYEKTI; encoded by the coding sequence ATGTTAAATGCGCAGAAACATACGCCGCTTTTGAATAGTGAAGTGACCGGTAACTGGCGGAATGCCGGACAGCCCCTGCTGCCTTTACATCCGCCGGCGGCGCCGCAGGGATATAATATTTATCCCGCCCATACTTTAGGTAAAGGTAAGATCCACAGTGGTTATACCACGTTGGCTGACTGGATAATGACCCATCAGCAGGTACGGATAGACGGGTATACCGGTATCTTCTGGGAAGAGCTGCGGTCATCGCTGACGGCATTGTTCGCAGAAAAGGGGGTACGGGTAAAATGGCACCTGATGCAGGCAGCAATGAAAGATGAAGCCCTCACTAATGAACTGGTGGCTCCTTTCACTGGTGAGCATGGCGCGGTATGGGGTACACGTACCAGCCTGCAGTTGCCCGATTTCTTTGATGCCGCAACACTGACTGCTATACAGCCTGACCCTGCATATGACCTGAACATCATCATAGGAACAGGTGCGGCGCTGACAGCTCCTGGCACACCACTGATCTACCTGGACATACCTAAGAATGAACTGCAATACCGCATGCGTGCCGGTGCTGCGAATAACCTGGGTAGTCATACGCAGGATAAGCCGGCCGAAATGTATAAGCGTGCCTACTTTGTAGACTGGGTAGTGCTGAATGATCATAAACAGGCCATAGCCGCTGACATCAGTGTATTCGCAGACACACAATGGGGGAATACCCTGACCTGGATAAAAGCGGAGGATCTGGTAGCAGGTATACGGCACATCAGCCAGGATACTTTCCGGGTAAGGCCCTGGTTTGAAGCAGGCGCCTGGGGTGGACAATGGATGAAGGAGCATATTGCCGGTCTGCCACAGGAAGAGATTAACCTGGCCTGGTCATTTGAAATGATCGTTCCGGAGAACGGGGTGTTGTTTGAGAGTGATGATACGTTATTTGAAATACCTTTTGAATGGCTGATGTATCTGCAACACCGGGCTATTCTGGGTAAGCATGCGGACATCTTCCGGTATGAGTTTCCTATCCGGTTTGACTTCCTGGATACATTTGATGGAGGAAATCTGTCCATTCAGTGTCATCCGTCTATGGACTACATCCGGAAGGAATTCGGAGAAACCTTTACACAGGATGAGACCTATTATATCCTTGACTGTAAAGAGAATGCTGGTGTGTATCTGGGATTTACGGAAAATATAGACGCCGGTGAATTAAAGGTGGTACTGGAGAACAGTCAGCTGGAAAGTAAGCCGGTGAATATCACGGACTATGTACAGCTGCATCCTGCGAAAAAGCATGACCTGTTCCTGATACCTAACGGAACGGTGCATAGTGCGGGTGCTGATAACCTTGTACTGGAGATCAGTGCGACCCCTTATATTTTTACCTTCAAGATGTATGACTGGGTGCGTCCGGGACTGGATGGTAAGCCAAGACCGATCAATATTGACCATGCATTCAACAATCTTGACTTCAGCAGGAAGGGAGACGTGGTAGCGAAAGAGCTGATCTCGTCACCGTTTAAGGCAAGAGAAGGCAGTGACTGGCAGTTATGGCAACTACCTACACATTCGCAGCATTTTTATGAAATACAGCGGGTAGAAATGGAAACTACTGTATCTTTTGAGACGAATGGCCGTTGTATGATCTTAATGCTGGTGGAGGGAACGGCCGTAGCGGTGACGACAGCCAACGGAGCAGAAACATTGTATCAATATGCAGAGACGTTTGTCATACCAGCTGCGGCAACACATTTTACACTTGTTAATAAAGGTCCGGAGAAAGCGAAAGTTGTAATGGCTTTCCTCAAAGAAGACCATCCTGTATTCAGCACGATCCGTTATGAGAAAACAATCTAA
- a CDS encoding MFS transporter, producing MRKQSNLLLLTTIVASLGGFLFGFDMAVVSGILPFVRAQYTLSAFQEGWFVSSALAGCIVGVIIAGNLSDRLGRKKLLYMAASLFLLAALGCAFFSALSWVIAARIGGGVAVGIASSIVPLYLSEIAPDDKRGRLVTYYQLAVTIGILVAYCSNAKLLSYAEAHQQAHSGSIFHFLFVTEVWRGMFGIGMLPAALFLFGLMWVPESPRWLLQKGKAVKKEGYGPLFVPAMRRALLLGILLPLFSQFSGINAIIYYGPSILNSAGITLSNSFVSQIIFGAANVFFTIFAIWKVDSLGRRPLYLWGTAGAAISLILTGICFYQNMATGIPLLLAVLSFLAFFAFSIGPLKFVIAAEIFPDSIRAKALSLSIMVMWVSDTIVGQLTPVLLRSLGTAQTFWFFGVCCAGAFIAVYRLLPETKGQSFEEIEQYWKNSVKQRV from the coding sequence ATGAGAAAACAATCTAACTTACTTTTACTGACTACGATAGTGGCTTCCCTGGGAGGCTTCCTGTTCGGGTTTGATATGGCGGTGGTATCGGGTATCCTGCCTTTTGTGCGAGCACAATACACATTGTCTGCCTTCCAGGAAGGATGGTTTGTATCCTCTGCACTGGCAGGCTGTATTGTCGGTGTGATCATTGCCGGTAATCTCAGTGACCGGCTGGGAAGAAAAAAGCTGTTGTATATGGCAGCGTCTCTTTTTCTGCTGGCAGCACTGGGGTGTGCCTTCTTTTCTGCTCTTTCCTGGGTCATTGCGGCCCGTATTGGCGGAGGGGTGGCTGTGGGTATTGCCTCGAGCATTGTGCCGCTGTATCTGTCTGAAATAGCGCCGGACGATAAAAGGGGGCGCCTGGTCACCTATTATCAGCTGGCGGTGACCATCGGGATACTGGTAGCGTATTGCAGTAATGCGAAGTTACTGTCTTACGCGGAAGCACATCAGCAGGCGCACAGTGGCAGTATTTTTCATTTCCTGTTTGTGACGGAGGTATGGAGAGGTATGTTCGGCATCGGTATGTTGCCTGCGGCATTGTTCCTCTTTGGGTTGATGTGGGTGCCGGAGAGTCCGCGGTGGCTGTTGCAGAAAGGGAAGGCGGTTAAGAAAGAAGGGTATGGCCCGCTGTTTGTGCCTGCTATGCGCAGGGCCCTATTACTGGGTATATTACTGCCGTTGTTTTCACAGTTCAGCGGTATCAATGCCATCATTTATTACGGACCGTCTATTCTCAATAGTGCGGGTATTACCCTGAGTAATTCCTTCGTCAGCCAGATCATATTTGGAGCGGCCAATGTGTTCTTTACCATCTTTGCTATCTGGAAAGTGGATAGTCTGGGGAGAAGACCATTATACCTCTGGGGAACAGCCGGTGCTGCCATCAGTCTGATCCTGACAGGCATCTGCTTTTATCAGAATATGGCCACGGGAATTCCTTTATTATTAGCTGTTTTATCCTTCCTGGCATTCTTTGCATTTTCTATCGGTCCGCTGAAATTCGTGATCGCTGCCGAGATCTTCCCTGACAGCATACGTGCGAAGGCGTTATCTTTAAGCATCATGGTAATGTGGGTGTCGGATACGATCGTGGGACAGCTGACACCTGTGCTGTTGCGGAGCCTCGGCACAGCACAGACCTTCTGGTTCTTTGGTGTATGCTGTGCCGGCGCGTTTATAGCCGTATACCGCTTATTACCGGAAACGAAAGGACAGTCCTTTGAAGAGATCGAACAGTATTGGAAAAATTCAGTGAAACAGCGTGTATGA